ACAGTGATGTCGGTGGTCAATTCGAGGACCACAGACTCTCCGACATCGCGTTCTCCTGGATAGTGCACGAGGCAGATTCCGCGGGGCTCCTCATCGACGAGGACGCCTATAAACGCTTGGTGGGCAACGCATTTGGGGAGCCTTTGTCGGCCGACTACAGCCTGGGAAAGATCCACCCCAGCACATGGCCATGGTGGTTCCTGGGTGGATGGCGGCCGCGCAAGATACTGCCGGGCGATGTGGTGGATCCCTCTGTGTACCAACGGATCGCCGCGACCGCCGGCACCGACGACCCGTACCGGCCTGCGGTGCCCCCTGAGCCCGTGAACGCATGAGCTGAGGGCGGATCAGCCCTGAACGTCAGATCAGCGCACCGGGGTTGAGGATGCCCGCGGGGTCAAGCGCGTCCTTGATCCTGCGGTTGAGCGCCATGGCGTCGGGCCCCAGATACCCTGCCAGCCAGGGCTTTTTGAGCCGGCCGACGCCGTGTTCGCCCGTGATGGTGCCGCCAAGGCGCACGGCCAGGTCCATGATCTCGCCGAACGCCTGCTGCGCCCGTTCGGCCATGTCCGCATCGGCGGGGTCAAAGACGATGAGTGGATGCGTGTTGCCGTCCCCGGCGTGGGCGATCACCGAGATCATCAGATCGCGTTCGGCGGCCAGTTTCTCGATACCGGTGACCAGGTCGGGCAGCGCCGACAGCGGCACCCCGACGTCCTCGAGCAGCAGTGATCCCTTGGCCTCGACCGCGGGAATCGCGAACCGCCGGGCCGCGACGAAGGCCTCACCCTCCTCGGGATCCGAGGTCGTGAACACCTCCGCGGCGCCGTTGTCGCGGAAGGCCTGCGCCATGAATTCCGCGTCGTCGGCGCCCGAACCGCCGCGGTCATCGGAGGCCGCGACCATGATTGCGCCCGCCGAGCGGTCCAGGCCCATGCGCAGTTTGTCCTCGACGGCGTTGATCGCCACGTTGTCCATGAACTCCAGCATCGAGGGCCGGATCTTCGCGGTGATCGCGAGCACCGCGTCGGTCGCGCCCCGGACGTCGGGGAAGGTCGCGACGACGGTGTGGGCGGGGTGCTGCGCCGGCAGCAGGCGCAGCGTGACCTCGGTGATGACGCCGAGCGTGCCCTCGCTGCCGACGAACAGTTTGGTCAGGCTCAGGCCGGCGACGTCCTTGAGGCGCGGACCGCCGAGGTGCACCGCGGTGCCGTCGGCCAGGACAACCTGCAGGCCCAGCACGTAGTCGGTGGTGACCCCGTACTTCACGCAGCACAGTCCGCCGGCGTTGGTGGCGATGTTGCCGCCGATGCTGCAGATCTCGAACGACGACGGGTCCGGCGGGTACCACAGGCCGTACGCGGCGACGGCCTTCTTGACCTCGGCGTTGAGCAGGCCGGGTTGCACCACCGCGGTGCGGGTGACCGGATCGACCGTGATGTCGCGCATCTTCTCGGTGGACAGCACGATCCCGCCGTCGACCGCGGTCGCACCGCCCGACAGTCCCGTGCCCATGCCGCGCGGCACCACCGCGATCCGATGTTCGGAGGCCCAGCGGAGCACGGTCTGCACCTCTTCGGTGCGGGTGGGGCGCACGACCGCCAGCGGGGTGCCTGCGTCGGGATCGGCCGCCCGGTCCTGCCGATAGGAGGCCAGGATGTCCGGATCGGTGACGACGACCCCGTCGGACAGTTGTGAGCTCAGGAGGGCAATCGTCGACGAAGACACACCTCGATCCTACGGTCGGGTGTGGATCACCTGACCGCGAACACCCGGT
The DNA window shown above is from Mycolicibacterium confluentis and carries:
- a CDS encoding FAD-binding oxidoreductase, with amino-acid sequence MSSSTIALLSSQLSDGVVVTDPDILASYRQDRAADPDAGTPLAVVRPTRTEEVQTVLRWASEHRIAVVPRGMGTGLSGGATAVDGGIVLSTEKMRDITVDPVTRTAVVQPGLLNAEVKKAVAAYGLWYPPDPSSFEICSIGGNIATNAGGLCCVKYGVTTDYVLGLQVVLADGTAVHLGGPRLKDVAGLSLTKLFVGSEGTLGVITEVTLRLLPAQHPAHTVVATFPDVRGATDAVLAITAKIRPSMLEFMDNVAINAVEDKLRMGLDRSAGAIMVAASDDRGGSGADDAEFMAQAFRDNGAAEVFTTSDPEEGEAFVAARRFAIPAVEAKGSLLLEDVGVPLSALPDLVTGIEKLAAERDLMISVIAHAGDGNTHPLIVFDPADADMAERAQQAFGEIMDLAVRLGGTITGEHGVGRLKKPWLAGYLGPDAMALNRRIKDALDPAGILNPGALI